The Spirochaetaceae bacterium DNA window AACGCCAGCGAACTCGCCCGGTCGATGGCCTTGAGCGTACCCGCCGTGAACCACTACCGGGATCTGCTCGCCGGCACCTTCATGATCCGGGTGTTGCCGCCGTGGTTCGAGAATGTCGGCAAACGCCTGGTCAAGTCGCCGCGCGTCTTCCTGCGCGACAGCGGCATCGTGCACTCGCTGCTCGGCATCGACGATCCCGAACAGTTGCCGATGCACCCGGTCTACGGCGCAAGTTGGGAGGGGTTCGCGGTGGAACAGACGCTCCTTGCCCACGGCGGGCACGAGGCGTATTTCTATCGCACCCAGCGCGGCGCGGAGCTCGACCTGATGCTGCTGCGCGGCGGCAAACGGTACGGATTCGAGTTCAAGTGTTCCGACGCGCCCCGGACGACCCGTTCGATGCACGTGGTATCGGATGACCTGGGGCTGGCCCATCTGTGGGCGATCTATCCGGGCGACCTGGAGTACCCGCTCGGCGACCGTATCACCGCCCTCCCTCTCAAGCAGGTCCCCGGCCTCTCATTGTAGTGTACCGAGGCAGGTTGCGCGGAGGTTCGTGATGGTGATCAGTGCGGTTCGCAGCAGGGCGGTGTCGTTGCCGCTGGCGCCGGTGCCCTACTCGACCGAGCGCGGCGGCACCAAGCGGGGGTGGGGCAGGACGCGGCTCACGCCGCACCGGCCGGAGCGGTCGCTGGAGTACGTGATCGTGGAGGTCGACACCGACGCCGGCATCACGGGGGTGGGCGAGGCGTGTACCGACATCGGCTTCTTCGGCGAGCCGGTGGAGGAGGTGCAGAGCGCCATCGACCTGTACCTAGGGCCGGCGCTGCTCGGCGAGGATCCGTTCGACCGCGAGCATCTCCTCGCACGGATCGACTTCCCCGGCAACTCGTGCGCCAAGAGCGGCATCGACCTGGCGCTGCACGACCTGCTCGGCAAGGCGCTCGGCGTGCCGGTGTGCAACCTGATCGGCGGCAGCCGGCGGCGGCAGGTGCTGGCGGTGATGGAGGTGGCCGGCGGCACCCCCGACGGCATGGCGCGCCAGTGCGTGGAGTGGGTGGCGCAGGGCGTGCGCGGCTTCAAGGCCAAGGTGGGCGCCATCCCGGAGGAGGACGCCGACCGGCTGGCGGCGATTCGCGACGCGGTGGGGCCACAGATCGTGCTGCGCGCCGACGCCAACCAGGGCTACTCGCCGAAGGAGGCGATCCGCCTGTGCCGCCTGTGCGAGCGCCGCGGCGTCGGCCTGGAGCTGCTGGAGCAGCCGGTCCCGAAGTGGGACCTTGCCGGCATGGCCCAGGTGCGCGCGGCGGTGGACGTGCTGATCGAGGCCGACGAGTCCGCCTACACGCCGCACGACGTGGTGCAGATCGTCCGCGCCGAGGCGGCCGACGTGATCAACATCAAGATCGCCAAGGCGGGCGGCCTGTACCAGTCCAAGAAGATTGCCGCGGTCGCCGAGGCCGCCGGCCTGGAGTGCGTCATCGGCACCGCCTGGGGGCTGGGCGTCAAGGTCGCCGCCAAGCTGCACCTGGCCGCCGCCACCCGCTCACTGCGCCACGGCGTCGAGTTCACCGAGCTGATGCTGCACGACCTGCTGCTCGCCGGCCCGCAGGCCGCCGACCTGGCCCCGCCCCTGAGCGACGGCTGCCTCAACGTCCCCCTCGGCCCCGGCCTCGGCGTCACCCTCGACGAAGCCAAGATCCGCACCCACCAACTCCCCAAGCACCCCTGACTCGAGGAGGATGTGCGCATGACCAGATATCCAGCCTGGATCGACGGAGAGCAAGGCTCCTATGGCGTCTCGTTTCCGGATCTTCCCGGCATAGTCGCCATGGGTACGACAGTGGACGAGGCATTGCTGCATGCCGAGGAAGCACTACGCGACTACGTGAATGAGACCGAGCGAGACGGTGAGCCGATCGCGGCACCGACCAGTATCGAAAAGATCGAAACGCCCACTGGGTACACTCTGGTCTCCGTCCCCTTGATCCGCCTGTCGGGCCGTAGCGTGCGTGCGAGTCTCACGCTCGACGAGGGCGTTGCAGCGTTCATCGACGGCGAAGCGCGACGCCGGAAGATGACACGGACCGCCTACATCGAGTGGATGGCTCGGCGCATCGCCCAAACCGGCGGATAACCGGATCAGGCTCTCCCCACGCGCTACTGACCGCGGCTGCCCACGCGTACTGGCTCAGAACAGCGCGCCTTGCCAGAGTTGCTGCAGGAAGGTGGTGTGGTGGAGCAGGTCGATGCCGTCCTCCGTGGTGCGGTCGTGCGGGTCCAGGGACACGACGATGCGGCGGCCGGTCTCGGGATGATCGGCCTTCAGCTCGCGCAACCCCTTGCCGTGATCCGCGCGCACCCGGCTGACCGCCTTCGCTCATGGAACACCCAGTTCTCGAACGCCTTGCCGAACAGCTCGCCGCCCGGCTGCAGCGCCCCGCGCCGGGCCAGGAAGTTCACCACTCCCACGTCCCCGAAGTAGAACTTCGGCGCCGCCACCACCCGACGCTTCGGCCGCCTGCGGTACCCCGGCAGAAACCGTCCTGCAGCGTATCCTCCAGGACCTCGAAG harbors:
- a CDS encoding type II toxin-antitoxin system HicB family antitoxin — its product is MTRYPAWIDGEQGSYGVSFPDLPGIVAMGTTVDEALLHAEEALRDYVNETERDGEPIAAPTSIEKIETPTGYTLVSVPLIRLSGRSVRASLTLDEGVAAFIDGEARRRKMTRTAYIEWMARRIAQTGG
- a CDS encoding DUF4143 domain-containing protein, coding for MWNYDHRARHRHLQPDGARLLRGPGGYAAGRFLPGYRRRPKRRVVAAPKFYFGDVGVVNFLARRGALQPGGELFGKAFENWVFHERRRSAGCARITARGCAS